One part of the Coprobacter tertius genome encodes these proteins:
- a CDS encoding polysaccharide biosynthesis/export family protein, translating into MVRKLLYFKTCLVIVLLLSSCNAKKKIAYLQDMPNDSTVQIVKNYEVRIQPDDMLGITVSSKDSELITLFENSAETINKTGAVSNNNSGYLVDAQGYINFPVLGMIEAAGLTRAELGQKIQQKLIKDGYVNDPVVSVKILNFKVSVMGEVKKPGTYNIISDRLTIFEALSMAGDLDIQGQRDRVLVVREEDGQRRMFYTDLRTKKIFDSPAYYLQQNDVIYVEPNNRKSIRANDNQFMNMSAWASLMSVLVSLSILIFRR; encoded by the coding sequence ATGGTAAGAAAATTATTGTATTTTAAGACTTGTTTGGTGATTGTATTGTTATTATCCTCTTGTAATGCGAAGAAGAAAATCGCTTATTTACAGGATATGCCTAATGATAGTACGGTACAAATCGTGAAAAATTATGAAGTGCGTATCCAACCTGATGATATGTTGGGTATTACTGTGTCGAGTAAGGACTCAGAGCTGATAACTTTGTTTGAAAATTCTGCCGAAACGATAAATAAAACAGGAGCTGTTTCCAATAATAATTCCGGATATCTGGTTGATGCTCAGGGATATATCAATTTCCCGGTATTGGGAATGATCGAGGCAGCCGGTCTTACCCGGGCGGAATTGGGGCAGAAAATACAGCAAAAGCTTATCAAAGACGGATATGTTAACGACCCGGTCGTCTCGGTGAAAATATTGAATTTTAAAGTGTCGGTAATGGGAGAAGTTAAGAAGCCGGGAACCTATAATATAATTTCAGACCGATTGACGATTTTCGAAGCACTCAGTATGGCTGGAGATCTCGATATACAAGGACAGAGAGATCGGGTGCTGGTCGTAAGGGAAGAAGACGGGCAACGGAGAATGTTTTATACCGATCTGCGTACTAAAAAAATATTCGATTCTCCGGCCTATTATTTACAACAGAACGATGTGATTTATGTAGAACCTAATAACCGGAAATCGATTAGGGCAAATGATAATCAGTTTATGAACATGTCGGCTTGGGCGTCGTTAATGTCGGTTCTCGTATCGTTATCAATACTTATTTTCAGAAGATGA
- a CDS encoding polysaccharide biosynthesis protein has product MKRFLLKIVSAKYVNRWVILGSDIFVSTFCTLLSCIFVSYVLGIPMSGSSEVKILIMSAISGFVSFLGWKTYRNIIRHMTLKELWRIGAAVFTKIIIISAFCCIWETQLPYKFLLLAFTLDFLFTSIAIIAYRILLILMYGVVVSNLFPKQKSVFMYGTDSDAVSFAMALPDKDYRIGGFITRGGGYQAYRIIGKPVYKIKDIEELAHLFGQVRVDAVIFPNEKSVRLEKDVIVRFCEKEKIKILVGQPVEEIPRGRNTGMRKVREIRIEDLLGRDEIEINMNEIISNFENKIVMVTGAAGSIGSELCRQLATFRIKRLILFDMGETPMHELRLELEERFPDLDFVPVIGDVRQEARVDFAFRNFHPQIVFHAAAYKHVPLMEENPCEAVLVNVRGTCNLANYSVKYGVEKFVMVSTDKAVNPSNIMGASKRLAEIYVQSLSVAIGKGLKEGETRFITTRFGNVLGSNGSVIPRFRAQIEAGGPVTVTHPDIIRYFMTIPEACRLVMEAATMGKGDEIFIFEMGEPVKIADLAYRMIELAGFVPNKDIMIEFTGLRPGEKLYEELLSNKENTIPTTHRKIRIANVRQYDFNEVAEAINKLTSLSIDVKIPETVMMMKEIVPEFKSKNSVYEKYDQQEAGVLDAFQVAAASEQI; this is encoded by the coding sequence ATGAAAAGATTTTTATTGAAAATTGTATCGGCGAAATATGTGAACCGTTGGGTTATATTAGGTTCCGATATTTTTGTTTCTACATTTTGTACGTTATTGTCATGTATTTTTGTTTCATATGTTTTGGGGATACCGATGTCGGGCAGTTCAGAAGTTAAGATTCTTATCATGTCGGCAATTTCGGGTTTCGTATCGTTTTTAGGGTGGAAAACATACCGAAATATTATCCGTCATATGACCCTTAAAGAGTTATGGCGAATTGGAGCTGCCGTTTTTACCAAAATAATAATCATATCTGCTTTTTGCTGTATTTGGGAAACTCAATTACCCTATAAATTCCTGTTGTTAGCATTTACCCTCGATTTTTTATTTACCTCTATAGCGATTATTGCTTATCGTATCTTGCTTATTCTTATGTATGGGGTGGTAGTTTCGAATCTATTTCCTAAACAAAAGAGCGTATTTATGTATGGTACCGATTCGGATGCTGTTTCTTTTGCTATGGCATTACCGGATAAGGATTACCGGATAGGAGGCTTTATTACGCGCGGAGGGGGATATCAGGCATATCGTATTATTGGTAAACCGGTATATAAAATAAAAGATATCGAGGAACTTGCGCATTTGTTTGGACAAGTACGAGTAGATGCAGTGATATTTCCCAATGAAAAAAGCGTGCGTTTAGAAAAAGATGTAATCGTTCGTTTTTGTGAAAAGGAGAAAATTAAAATACTGGTAGGTCAACCGGTTGAAGAAATACCCCGGGGAAGAAATACGGGAATGCGTAAAGTTAGGGAAATTCGTATCGAAGATCTTCTCGGACGGGATGAAATAGAGATAAACATGAATGAGATTATCTCTAATTTCGAAAATAAGATTGTTATGGTAACGGGTGCTGCCGGATCTATCGGTAGTGAGTTATGCCGTCAATTAGCGACATTCCGTATAAAACGCCTTATTCTTTTCGATATGGGCGAAACCCCTATGCACGAATTGAGGCTCGAACTGGAAGAACGGTTCCCCGATCTCGACTTTGTTCCTGTTATCGGAGACGTAAGACAGGAAGCCCGCGTAGATTTTGCGTTCAGGAACTTTCATCCGCAAATTGTTTTCCATGCTGCGGCCTATAAACATGTGCCTTTGATGGAGGAGAATCCTTGTGAAGCCGTATTGGTAAATGTAAGGGGAACTTGTAACCTGGCTAATTATTCTGTGAAATATGGCGTAGAAAAATTTGTTATGGTATCTACCGATAAGGCCGTAAATCCATCGAATATTATGGGTGCATCGAAACGTTTGGCTGAGATTTATGTACAAAGTCTTAGTGTAGCGATCGGTAAAGGATTAAAGGAGGGGGAAACCCGATTTATAACTACCCGTTTCGGAAATGTATTAGGAAGTAACGGATCGGTTATTCCGCGATTCAGAGCGCAGATCGAGGCCGGTGGCCCTGTGACGGTAACACATCCCGATATTATACGTTATTTTATGACTATACCCGAAGCTTGTCGTTTGGTTATGGAAGCAGCTACTATGGGTAAAGGCGATGAGATATTTATATTTGAGATGGGCGAGCCGGTAAAGATTGCAGATTTAGCGTATCGTATGATAGAATTAGCCGGATTTGTTCCTAATAAAGATATTATGATAGAATTTACCGGATTACGTCCTGGTGAGAAACTTTATGAAGAATTATTAAGTAATAAAGAAAATACCATACCTACGACGCATCGCAAAATACGGATAGCAAATGTCCGGCAATACGATTTTAATGAAGTGGCAGAAGCTATTAATAAGTTGACAAGCTTGTCGATAGATGTAAAAATACCCGAAACGGTTATGATGATGAAGGAAATTGTTCCTGAGTTTAAGTCGAAAAATTCGGTTTATGAAAAGTATGATCAGCAGGAAGCCGGAGTGCTCGATGCTTTTCAAGTAGCAGCAGCATCTGAACAAATTTAA